One stretch of Patescibacteria group bacterium DNA includes these proteins:
- a CDS encoding primosomal protein, translating into MAQLLVETNLFEYKKEVSESGKLILSGVIQRADSKNHNGRIYPRDILEKEIRNYQILVNERRALGQLDHTDQSLVELKDVSHLITELRWEGNDVVGKLEILDTPNGKIVKSLIESGVKLGVSSRAVGSIKEQNGASYVQSDLQMICWDIVSDPSTKGAFLFKESIALDKIMLINEGKSEPLFNKEYRVNRILNKLICGCEDYCHI; encoded by the coding sequence ATGGCTCAATTATTGGTAGAAACAAATCTTTTTGAATATAAAAAAGAAGTAAGTGAGTCCGGTAAATTAATATTATCGGGAGTGATACAACGTGCTGACTCCAAAAATCATAACGGTCGCATTTACCCAAGAGATATTTTGGAGAAAGAAATTAGGAATTATCAGATCCTTGTAAATGAAAGACGAGCATTAGGCCAGCTTGACCACACAGACCAGAGCTTAGTTGAGTTAAAAGATGTGAGTCACCTAATTACTGAATTGCGATGGGAAGGTAATGATGTTGTTGGTAAATTGGAAATTCTTGACACACCCAATGGTAAAATTGTAAAGAGTTTAATTGAAAGTGGTGTAAAACTTGGTGTGTCATCAAGAGCGGTCGGCTCAATTAAAGAACAGAACGGTGCGAGTTATGTTCAATCAGATCTTCAAATGATTTGTTGGGACATAGTGAGTGATCCTTCAACAAAAGGTGCATTTCTTTTTAAAGAGTCGATAGCTCTGGATAAAATAATGTTGATTAACGAAGGCAAAAGTGAACCATTATTTAACAAGGAATATCGAGTGAATCGAATTCTCAATAAATTGATTTGTGGCTGTGAAGATTATTGTCATATTTAA